CTGCTCGACTAAGAAGATCGAGCATGCATCCATAATGCTCAATTCGAGGAACAATGTTGAGCTGCTTCACCATTTGACTAACAACCagtcttccttcttcaaccagtCCCCCATGAGTGCAAGCGGAGAGAACAACAATGGAGATGACATCATCTGGTTGTATTCTTTCCACACCCATCTCATCGAAGAGGCCCATAGCTTCTCTACATTTCCCATTAAAGGCTAAGCCTGCAACCATTGACGTGCAGGTGATAATGCACCTCTTTTTCATctgattgaagattaatattgcaaacatGTCTATCAAGGCATTACCTAATGAAGTAGAAATTTCAATATCCTGCTTTTGAATAAAAGACTTGATCCATTTTCCTTGTTCGTGAGCACCTAGGTGAGTACAGGCAGAGAGAACACTCAAAAGAGTAGTCTCATCAGGCTTACACTCACCATACATCAACATTATATGAAAAACTTCGAATGCTTGATCAAATTTATGACTCGGACAGAACCCACAATCATGTCTTTCCAAGTAATGACATTCTTAACTGGATTGAACAGAAAAGGTTGTTCATTTCTCCAGCATCACCAACTTCAGGATATCCTGAAATCATAGGGGTACAAGTAACTACAGATTTCACCCGCATTTGATTAAAAATCAGCCTTGCATTCTTCACCATCGCTGTTCCTCATATAACCAGAAATCATAGCATTCCAGGATACTTCATTACCAAGAACCAACCTTGCATTCTTCATCGCAGCATTCCAATTTATCATCTCTTCAAACAACAACCTCGCTGACTCCGTTTCTCCTCTATTCCAAATTCCATGAAACAGCATTTCTCTCTTCCATAGACTTAAACAATTCAATTGCCATCTTCATCTCACCATGACTCATATAAGCATAAACCACAGAATTCCAAGAAACAACATCTCTTTCAGCCGTTTCTTCAAACACCTTTAATGCAGAACCCACATTCTCACTACCCTTAGAGTAGAAATCCAAAACATTGTTCTGAACAAAAACATGACCCCAAAATCCAAATTTCACAACATGGGTATATAAATCTCTCCCagtatcaaaatcatcataagaCTGACATGACTTGAAAAGAAATGTAAATGTGAAATAATTAGGTGTAGCTCTCATGAAATTGTAAACAAAAAATGCATATTTTGTTATGGTTTTTCTGTAAGAAGCATTCGACCATTGTATCATAAACAAATACATTTGGAAAATGAGAGTTCTTAAATACTTACAGAAGCATTCAACCATTGTATCATAAACAAATACATTTGGAGAATGAGAGCTTGAACTGAACAATCTAATGAATTGAATTTAGTAGAGAAATTTATAAGTTTTGGTAGAATGAAATTACTTTGTTGAAACCCGTGAATCAAAACTTGgagatgggtttgttttaattcaCTCATATTTCTACATTTTTGTAGAATTTGGAGTAGTTTCTGTTCCATTCCTTCTCTTCTGTTGCCAATTCAGAGTACAGGTGTTATTTGGACACATCCTCCAGCTTTCCAGACATTAATAAAATAGATGTTTTCTACTTTCAGCCCAACAACAGGGCATTTGGTCTAGTGGTATGATTCTCGCTTAGGGTGCGAGAGGTCCCGAGTTCAATTCTCGGAATGCCCCttatagtttttttcttttctttttgtagtcTAGATTATAGCACGTTCCATAAATGCAGGATTTTTTTAGGGCAACCACCAGACTAAATATAGGATCTTTTTTTGTCTTCTCTCTATTGATCATTAGTTGATTGATCTTTCGCGGAAATGAGTAAATCCAGCAATGTTGTTGCAGCTATTTCGCATGCCTTTGTTAGTTCAGGAGAAGGTAACAACAACAAGAGGGATGCTGAGGAAAAAGAAATCGCGCAAAAGTTGgacctaaagaagatgaagaagttttaTGAGCCTGAAAGCCGAGATTGTTCCCTAAAAGCGTTTCATGATATCTCTTGCGATGAGTTTATAACACAGACCAATATTAAGCAGCACCGGAGCATCAAAAACACTTATTGCCTGCAACCTATCAGTTTCCATTGATAAATCTCATGTGATTGACTTCTTTAAACAGATTGgggatgatattgttgatgtgcATCTCCATTATATTAACGGTAAGGACGGAGAGCGCAGAGCGCACTTGGCCGATATTGAGTTTGCAACTGAAGAAGCTGCAAACAAGGCAACAAAGTTTCATCGCCTAGACTTGTTCAGATACACCATTCACCGTCAACTGGAAGGcactactggagcagcatcgaaAACTCGACTTGTCATGAAGGACATGCCATATTACACTGAAAAACCTGATGTGATCAAGTTCTTCAAACAGGCCGGGGAAGTTGTTGATGTGCGCTTCTCTTATAACGAGGATGGAGAGTTCCGCGGATCTGGTTACATTGAGTTAGCAACTGAAGAAGGTGCAAAGAAGGCAGTAAAGCTAAATGGGGTAGAGTTATTGGGAAGTCCTATTGATCTTCGGCGTGAAGCCAAAGGCACGGGAGCATCAAGAACAGTTTGTCTCAAGAACGTACAGCTTTCCATTGATAAATCTCATGTGATTGACTTCTTTGAAAATGTTGGGGATATTGCTGACGTGCgtttctcttatgacgagcatggaaCTTTCAGGCGAATTGTCCATGTTGAGTTTGCAACCGAAGAAGCTGCAGAGCAGGCAGTAAAGTGGAATGGCAGAGACTTGAAGGGCTGTCCTGTTGAACTTGGCATTGCTCGCGAAATCCTTTGTGTCCAAGGTTTTGATACTTCTTCTGGAATTGACCAGATATGGAGCTTTCTAAAAAAGCATTTCCGAACTATCAGATGCATCGTTCACATGGACATTCCAACGGATCGCACCCCTGGCGTCCCCTTGGGGACTGCTTTAATTGAGTTCTCCAAGCTTTCCACAGAGCTCTTGATATGGATGGACAAGAAGTTGATGGTACCTCCTTGACAATTAAAGATCATGTGCCAAGTAAAAGCTTTAGACGAACGTTTGCAGGAAAGAAAATTAAACTTGACGATGTTTAGGCTGAATGGGGAGGAGAGCAAGTTATGGATTGCTATCCGCGGTTGGGTATGTGCTGGAGGCTGAGCTGTTGATGACCCTAACACTTAGTTGTGAATTATCATCACAGGAGTATTATTTTGCTGCGAAACAACAACGATCTAACTAGTTGGTAATAATTTGACCATAATCTGTTATTCCATCGTGCGAAGCACAATGGGGCATACATGTTTGGAATGGTTGAAACCACCAAGTCAAATTTTGTGACTTCGAACGCGTTTTAGCTTTCTTCAAATTACGTATACATCATAATTTTTGATTCTTAACATCTCAAAGTTCTGTGTCTAACAATTTTCCAAAGACAGCAGCTAGCATCTcttttaagtatttttttggCATGAAATTAAATCTATCTCGTTATATACGTGCATATGGGGTTTTGGTGTTTTGATCGTTATTGTTTGATaatatgtctttcaatttcctgCGTTCTCATCTTTACGGGAGGAATTACATGTCTAATCGCATTTTTAGATCTGGTCCCATATGATAACATGAAGTTTCACGTCGTTGATGCTTCATTAACAAAGTTCTACTTAACCAACGATGATATACTTCATTACAATCTTGCAGTAAAGATTTCAGTCAGGAACGGTAACAAGTTGGAGGGTATCTCTTATCCTCGTATTCGCTCTAACCCTTCCTGTTACGGTAAGGATTTGCCTTGGGTTCCTTTGCCGTCTTTTCGGCAAGGCACTAAGAATACAACAATGCTTTATTCTGTATTTCAGGGAAAAACCTCGTTCAAGCTGCGGGGTTCTAATCTTAAAGATATCAATAATGATCAGAGGGATGGAAGTTATAGCATTTCTCTATATCTCTACATTACGACCCAGTTGAAGTTTGCTGGTGGTGGAAAGAGTGTCCTACGCGATTTCGTAGTTAACTGTGGATTATTCAGACTTCATTTGTTGGGTTCCTCTTCTTCAAATAATCAAACAGGAAGTGGTGGCTTATTTAAAACTAAGAGATGCGAAAACCATCCCAGAGACCAGA
This is a stretch of genomic DNA from Papaver somniferum cultivar HN1 chromosome 1, ASM357369v1, whole genome shotgun sequence. It encodes these proteins:
- the LOC113296184 gene encoding NDR1/HIN1-like protein 10 produces the protein MKFHVVDASLTKFYLTNDDILHYNLAVKISVRNGNKLEGISYPRIRSNPSCYGKDLPWVPLPSFRQGTKNTTMLYSVFQGKTSFKLRGSNLKDINNDQRDGSYSISLYLYITTQLKFAGGGKSVLRDFVVNCGLFRLHLLGSSSSNNQTGSGGLFKTKRCENHPRDQTYDDTFY